The nucleotide sequence CCGGAGCCTTACGAGCGCGCCGCGTGGCTCTTGCGTCTCGACCCGGAAGAAGTGATTGCGGTGGAAGACAGCCCGACCGGCGCGCGTGCGGCCATCGCCGCGCAAATGCGCGTTCTCGCGTGGCCCGTCGACGATAATGACGCCGCACTCTTTCCCGCAGAAGCGCAGCTCGTGCGCTCGGCGCATGAACTGGCATTGGCGCTGGGGCTTGGGCCGGAGTGATTGGAGCGCTTGCGATAGCCTCTTAGCGACGCATCGCGCTAACGCCGCTGCGACCCGAACATCCGCTTCAACGCGCGCGCAAGCTCCTTCACGACTGGATCGCCGAGCGGACGATGCAACAGCGCGATCTCCATGCTTTCGATCGGAGGCAGCCCGCTTTTTTGCGTCAACACGACGTGATCCGGCGTGACCGCGCGCGCCGGAATCAGGCTGATACCCAGACCATCGGCGACGGCCGCCTGAATGCCGCTCAGACTCGAACTGATGAAGCTCAAACGCCAGCGCCGTCCGATGCTTTCGATCGCATGGGTCATGTCGTCGCGATAGAGGCCGCGCGGCGGAAACGCGACGAGAGGAACGGGATCGAGCCGGAAACAGGGATTCTTCGCGCAGTCGATCCACCGCAACTGCTCTGGCCAGCTCGCGACGGCCTCGCGGCTGCTGCGGCGCTGCTTGACGAGGACCAGATCGAGTTCGCCGCGATCGTAGCTGTTGCTCAAGTCGCGGCTCAGTCCGCTCGTCACTTCGAGCTTGACCTGCGGATGCTCGCGATTGAACGCCGCCAACATATGCGTCGTGGTGCCGCCGACGAAGTCTTCCGGCACGCCAAGACGCACAGTCAAGCCGACGTTCGCGCCCGATAGCGCCTCGCTCATTTCGTCGTTGAGCGCGAGCATGCGGCGCGCGTAAGCGAGCAGGGTCTCTCCGGCATCGGTCGGACGAACATCGCCGCTGCCGCGTTCGAGCAGCTTGTGTCCCGCCATGTCCTCCAGACGCCGGACCTTCTGACTCACCGTGGACTGCGTCGAATGAAGCCGGGCCGAAGCAGCGGTAAAGGTTCCGCAGTCGGCCACCATCACGATGGCTTTCAGCAGATCGAGGTCGAATAGCGGAGTCCGCGCTTTGGCAAGGTGTTTCATCGCACCATTTATTTTTTTAAGCCGCCGACGCTAAAGCTTATTAACGCGGTGCGTTGAGCGTCAACTTGACATGGCGGTTCACGTCTTTGTACAGCAGATAGCGGAAGCGATCCGGTCCACCCGCATAGCAGGCCTGCGGACAGAAGGCGCGCAGCCACATGAAGTCACCGGCTTCGACCTCGACCCAATCCTGATTGAGACGATAAACCGCCTTGCCTTCGAGCACGTACAAGCCATGTTCCATCACATGCGTTTCCGCGAACGGGATGACGCCGCCCGGCTGGAACGTGACGATGTTGACGTGCATGTCGTGACGCATGTCGGCGGGATCGACGAAGCGCGTCGTGACCCAGCGTCCTTCGGTGCCGGGCATGGGAATCGGCTCGATATCGTGCTCGTTCGTGACGAAGGCTTCGGGAAGCGGCACGCCATCCACGGCTTCGAAATGCTTGCGGATCCAGTGGAAGCGGGCGGTATCGGCGTGACGGTTACGCAATTGCCAGTTCGTTCCCGGCGGAATGAACGCATAGCCGCCGGACTTCAGAACGTGCACGGTGCCTTGCAGCGTCACTTCGATTTCGCCTTCGACGACGAAGAGCACGCCTTCGGCATTCGGATCTTGTTCCGGTTGCTCGCTGCCGCCGCCCGACGCCACTTCCATGATGTATTGCGAGAACGTTTCGGCAAACCCGGATAGAGGACGCGCCAGCACCCACAGGCGCGTCTTGTCCCAGAACGGCAGATGACTGGTGACGATATCGCGCATCACGCCTTTGGGAATGACGGCATATGCTTCGGTGAACATTGCGCGATCGGTCAGCAGTTCGGTCTGTGCCGGATGGCCGCCGTGCGGCGCATAGTAAGTGTTGCGTGACATGAAAGAGTCTCCGTTGGAATTCACGTCGTGGTTTGTGTAAAACGCGCTTGCCGGACGTGAGCGTAAAGCGGGACGAATCGCCCCGGAGTGGGTCACTAGCGAACGGTGGTGCGGTCCGCTAGTAGCTTCAGATTGATGAAGTCTGCGTCGCTGCGGCACTTTAGGCCATGATCGCTTATCCGGAGCGTAGCGGTACTTTTAGAACATATAAGAGACGCGCGACATTCACAAATTAAATGTTGGAATGCCCCCTATTTGTTTTATGAATGTTGGCCTGTCGACGTGCCACGTTTAACGGTCACATGTTTGATATACCCTGATGACTACCAGGCGGCGCGCAGCATGACGGACCGGCAAGCGCACGAACATCAACGATCAAGCGAGAAACCCGACCGATGACCATCTACGACGAAGACAAGATCGATTGCCACAACCATATCTTCGACCCCGTGCGCTTTCCGTATCGCGAGGACACCGTCTACAGGCCTTCGGGTCAGGAGATCGGGACGGCCGCGCAATTCCTGCGCGTGATGGATGCCAATGGCGTGCGTCACGCGCTGCTCGTCGGCCCTACGAGCGGTTATCGAACCGACAATCGTTGCATGCTCGACGCGATCCGCCATGCAGGCGGACGCTTCAAGGGCATCGCGGTCGTGGACAACGACGTGACTCATGCCGAGCTGCTCGGCCTGAAAGATGCCGGGGTAGTCGGCGTGGCGTTTAATCCCGCGATGGAAGGCGTCGAAGTCGTGACAGGCGCCAAAGCGCTACTCGACATGCTTGCAGACCTCGACCTGTTTGCGCAGATTCAGGTCGTCGACGATCAACTCGTTCGAATAACGCCGATGCTCGAAAGCGTGCGCACGCGGATTCTCATCGATCATTGCGGCCGGCCCGATGTCGCCGTCGGTCTGAATCAGCCGGGTTTTCAGGCGCTGTTGCGACTCGCGGACGGTGGCCGCACGACAGTCAAACTTTCCGGTTTGCAGAAGTTTTCGCAAGCCGATCATCCATACGATGACGCACAGGTCTTCGTGCGAGAACTCGTGCGAACGTTCGGTCCTGACGCTTGCGTATGGGGTTCGGACTGGCCGTTCCTTCGGGCAAGCTCGCGGCTCGACTACGGGCCGCTGCTGGAGTTGTTCGCGAGCGTGGTGCCCGATCCTGCCGAACGCAGGCGGATCTTGTGGGACACGCCGCGCAAGTTGTTTGGCTTTGGGTCTTTAGCAGCGAGGTAGACGAGACGCTCGAAATGGCCGAGCTGCATGACAGGCCCCGTTATCCCGTTTAGAAAGATGGCTATAAAGGCGCAATGATCAACTATGCTTTTATCCTGCACGCTGTGGTTTCCACTGACGGGTCATCGCCTGGCGCTGAGTCCCGGGTCACCTATCCAGCCCAAGGAGCATCGTTATGAACAATGCCGCTTCGAATGCTAAGTCCGCGTTGAGCTTATCGAAGTCCGCTTTTCCTGTTACCTATCATCGAACCGCGGAAATCGAGGGACTCAAGATTTTTTATCGGGAGGCCGGGCCGGCGGACGCGCCTGTGGTTCTGCTGTTGCACGGATTTCCGACGTCGTCGCACATGTTCAGGCACCTGATTCCCGCACTCGCCGATCGTTACCACGTGATTGCGCCGGATTATCCCGGCTATGGTCAAAGCGACATGCCGGATCGCGCGGAATTTGCCTATACGTTCGATCGGTTCAGCGAACTCGTAGACGGCCTTCTCGATCAACTCGGCGTGAGACGGTACGCCATGTATGTCATGGACTATGGTGCCCCCGTTGGCTGGAGACTTGCTCTCAAGCATCCGGACCGCGTGACGGGCTTTATCGTGCAAAACGGGAATGCTTACGACGAAGGCCTTAAGGCGTTCTGGGACCCTATCAAAACCTATTGGGCCGACGGCTCGGATGCAAGCCGGAAAGCGTTGCTTTCGCTACTCACGCTAGAGACGACGATTTTTCAATACACAGACGGCATGTCCGATCGCACTCGCATATCGCCGGACAACTGGGTCCACGATCAAGCCTTGCTCGATCGTCCGGGCAACAATGACATCCAGCTCGACCTGTTCTATGACTATAGAACCAATCTGCCGCTATACCCGCGATTGCAGGCGTATTTCCGCGAGTTCAAACCGCCGATGCTGATCGTGTGGGGCAAGAACGACTTCATCTTTCCGGCGGACGGCGCATATCCGTACAAGAACGATCTGCCTGATGTCGAGACCCATCTGCTCGATACGGGTCATTTTGCGCTGGAAGACAAGGCGGATGAGATGGTGCCGCTGATACGCGATTTCCTTGCGCGCAACGTGGATTCCGAACCTCGGTCGAGCGACGCAGCGCCATAAATCTAAGGGCGACGTGTGCGAGCGGAGACTGACGCTTAGGGGCTTTCAAGCCGGCCTATCTGGAATATGTCGTGAACACGAAATCTGCGTTAGATGGCAATTTTGCATGGCAAGCAAAGCAGCTATTAACGA is from Caballeronia insecticola and encodes:
- a CDS encoding bifunctional allantoicase/(S)-ureidoglycine aminohydrolase; translation: MSRNTYYAPHGGHPAQTELLTDRAMFTEAYAVIPKGVMRDIVTSHLPFWDKTRLWVLARPLSGFAETFSQYIMEVASGGGSEQPEQDPNAEGVLFVVEGEIEVTLQGTVHVLKSGGYAFIPPGTNWQLRNRHADTARFHWIRKHFEAVDGVPLPEAFVTNEHDIEPIPMPGTEGRWVTTRFVDPADMRHDMHVNIVTFQPGGVIPFAETHVMEHGLYVLEGKAVYRLNQDWVEVEAGDFMWLRAFCPQACYAGGPDRFRYLLYKDVNRHVKLTLNAPR
- a CDS encoding LysR family transcriptional regulator, encoding MKHLAKARTPLFDLDLLKAIVMVADCGTFTAASARLHSTQSTVSQKVRRLEDMAGHKLLERGSGDVRPTDAGETLLAYARRMLALNDEMSEALSGANVGLTVRLGVPEDFVGGTTTHMLAAFNREHPQVKLEVTSGLSRDLSNSYDRGELDLVLVKQRRSSREAVASWPEQLRWIDCAKNPCFRLDPVPLVAFPPRGLYRDDMTHAIESIGRRWRLSFISSSLSGIQAAVADGLGISLIPARAVTPDHVVLTQKSGLPPIESMEIALLHRPLGDPVVKELARALKRMFGSQRR
- a CDS encoding alpha/beta fold hydrolase, with protein sequence MNNAASNAKSALSLSKSAFPVTYHRTAEIEGLKIFYREAGPADAPVVLLLHGFPTSSHMFRHLIPALADRYHVIAPDYPGYGQSDMPDRAEFAYTFDRFSELVDGLLDQLGVRRYAMYVMDYGAPVGWRLALKHPDRVTGFIVQNGNAYDEGLKAFWDPIKTYWADGSDASRKALLSLLTLETTIFQYTDGMSDRTRISPDNWVHDQALLDRPGNNDIQLDLFYDYRTNLPLYPRLQAYFREFKPPMLIVWGKNDFIFPADGAYPYKNDLPDVETHLLDTGHFALEDKADEMVPLIRDFLARNVDSEPRSSDAAP
- a CDS encoding amidohydrolase family protein; protein product: MTIYDEDKIDCHNHIFDPVRFPYREDTVYRPSGQEIGTAAQFLRVMDANGVRHALLVGPTSGYRTDNRCMLDAIRHAGGRFKGIAVVDNDVTHAELLGLKDAGVVGVAFNPAMEGVEVVTGAKALLDMLADLDLFAQIQVVDDQLVRITPMLESVRTRILIDHCGRPDVAVGLNQPGFQALLRLADGGRTTVKLSGLQKFSQADHPYDDAQVFVRELVRTFGPDACVWGSDWPFLRASSRLDYGPLLELFASVVPDPAERRRILWDTPRKLFGFGSLAAR